The following coding sequences lie in one Porphyromonas asaccharolytica DSM 20707 genomic window:
- a CDS encoding T9SS type A sorting domain-containing protein, which translates to MPRNITLFTLLLGALLCPSITKGQAYQLSKISGTRDNKEEIYTYYYSDRLLDSITTQQEGAWMLKEVPEYDASKRLVKLDEWQFSNYKKQWYLANHYDYKYNAQGLLTGYSKSVYYGADLTPLEDYEYSYDEQGRKSSVEVYDYSRDMTMRRIEYSYTEQGLLSRLSDYKVLSSEGLTEAIRSDYSYTAEGQLTEIKVYTRQGSTLQLDKTKRYQYDADGACSKMEVYEVGIDFPTVIYKYTSDKTLLQEDCLPYGFPQSYFPETPVDRYARLSEQILLLDINKKENEHANYTYSYERLEAPVTDYTISWTTTLQSGTPGYIGIASTEPFDIDWGDGNYVSYEAGDFAQITKRKEGTIKGQQIRIKGNPQAITKLNLAQQGVSQIDLKALTALKELYLTENKLSAIDLSSQTALLQLYIDKNDISSLDLSAQKELTLLRANGNKLSTLELSHTPQLKNLVLSDNELNQLNVQSLTNLEELQADNNKLTELDITKNSQLTDLDLDFNQLTSLDLQHNAELTWLYLEGNQIAQVDLSALKALRNLNLAANALTSIDLSHNTSLIELILNGNQIGQLDIAPNASISRLHVAACGLSILDVTKQQRLSTLEASDNMLESIDLKVNERLKILELSGNKLQTIDLSKNVKLTKLYLDNNQFAQLTLSGLPKLIIVSLHHNPLAADQLDAIYEALPDLSAIAVDPDIKDHKKLLVYATPGAATAHHATATEKGWLVEPEIPEGIDIVSTRADERIKLYPNPVTDYLCIEGATQQTLVALYTFDGQIVLQAETDAQGTARLVLGDLPSGYYYLQIAGQMHKVIVTH; encoded by the coding sequence ATGCCTAGAAACATTACTCTATTCACGCTCCTACTTGGAGCCCTCCTCTGTCCCAGCATCACGAAGGGACAAGCCTATCAGCTCTCCAAGATCTCTGGCACTAGAGACAACAAAGAGGAGATCTATACGTACTACTACTCGGATCGTCTCCTCGACTCGATCACCACCCAGCAGGAGGGAGCGTGGATGCTCAAGGAGGTCCCTGAGTACGATGCCTCTAAGCGACTTGTCAAGCTTGACGAGTGGCAGTTTAGTAACTATAAGAAGCAGTGGTACCTAGCTAATCACTACGACTATAAGTACAATGCCCAGGGTCTCCTCACAGGTTACTCCAAGAGTGTCTACTATGGTGCAGACCTCACGCCACTCGAAGACTATGAGTACAGTTACGATGAGCAGGGACGCAAGAGCTCCGTCGAGGTCTACGACTATAGCCGAGATATGACTATGCGCCGTATAGAGTATAGCTATACTGAGCAAGGGCTGCTCAGCCGTCTCTCTGATTACAAGGTGCTATCCTCCGAAGGCCTAACTGAGGCCATACGGAGTGACTACAGCTATACCGCAGAGGGTCAGCTCACAGAGATCAAAGTCTATACACGACAAGGCTCTACGCTCCAGCTCGATAAGACCAAACGCTATCAGTATGATGCTGATGGCGCTTGCAGCAAAATGGAAGTCTATGAGGTAGGTATTGACTTTCCGACGGTTATCTATAAATACACTTCCGACAAGACGCTACTTCAAGAGGACTGCCTGCCCTATGGCTTCCCGCAGAGCTACTTCCCTGAGACGCCCGTAGATCGCTATGCTCGTCTCTCTGAGCAGATTCTGCTCCTAGACATTAACAAGAAGGAAAATGAGCATGCCAACTATACGTACAGCTATGAGCGGCTGGAAGCACCCGTGACAGACTACACCATCTCGTGGACTACCACGCTCCAGTCTGGCACACCAGGCTACATCGGTATCGCCTCTACAGAGCCCTTTGATATAGATTGGGGTGATGGCAACTATGTCTCTTATGAGGCTGGCGACTTTGCCCAGATTACTAAGCGCAAGGAGGGAACCATCAAGGGGCAGCAGATACGCATCAAGGGCAATCCTCAGGCTATTACGAAGCTCAATCTAGCGCAGCAGGGAGTCTCTCAGATAGATCTCAAAGCCCTAACAGCACTCAAGGAGCTTTACCTCACGGAAAACAAATTATCTGCCATAGACCTCAGCAGTCAGACCGCTCTGCTACAACTTTATATCGATAAGAACGACATAAGCTCGCTCGACCTCTCGGCTCAAAAGGAGCTGACACTCCTGAGAGCCAATGGCAACAAGCTCTCGACACTAGAGCTGTCTCACACCCCCCAGTTGAAGAACCTAGTCCTATCTGACAATGAACTGAACCAGCTAAATGTCCAGAGTCTTACAAACCTAGAGGAGCTACAAGCGGACAATAATAAGTTGACAGAGCTAGACATTACTAAAAACAGTCAGCTCACAGACTTAGACCTAGACTTTAACCAGCTCACATCTCTAGATCTACAGCACAATGCGGAGCTCACTTGGTTATATCTCGAGGGCAATCAGATCGCTCAGGTAGACCTCTCGGCGCTAAAGGCACTCCGCAACCTAAACCTTGCTGCCAACGCTCTGACATCCATTGACCTAAGCCATAATACGAGCCTGATAGAGCTCATACTCAATGGTAACCAGATCGGTCAGTTAGACATTGCTCCTAATGCTTCGATCTCTAGACTACATGTTGCCGCCTGTGGATTGAGTATCCTAGACGTCACCAAGCAGCAGCGTCTCTCTACCTTAGAGGCTAGCGACAACATGTTGGAGTCAATCGACCTAAAGGTCAATGAGCGACTTAAGATCCTAGAGCTCTCAGGCAATAAGCTACAGACGATAGATCTCTCGAAGAATGTCAAGCTAACGAAGCTCTATCTCGATAACAATCAGTTTGCACAGCTCACTCTCTCGGGGCTACCTAAGCTCATCATTGTATCGCTCCACCACAACCCGCTAGCAGCTGATCAGCTCGATGCGATCTATGAAGCTCTGCCAGACCTCAGTGCTATAGCGGTCGATCCAGACATCAAGGATCACAAGAAGCTCCTAGTCTATGCGACTCCAGGGGCAGCCACAGCTCATCACGCCACAGCTACGGAAAAGGGGTGGCTTGTCGAGCCCGAGATACCTGAGGGGATCGATATCGTCTCAACCCGTGCTGATGAGCGCATCAAGCTCTATCCTAATCCAGTGACAGATTACCTCTGCATAGAGGGCGCTACGCAGCAGACTCTAGTGGCTCTCTACACATTTGACGGGCAGATCGTCCTGCAGGCAGAGACAGATGCTCAGGGTACCGCACGACTAGTTCTTGGAGACCTCCCTAGTGGCTACTACTACCTGCAGATCGCTGGTCAAATGCACAAGGTGATCGTGACACACTAG
- the dprA gene encoding DNA-processing protein DprA — protein sequence MPEISREHLCIYALTQLKGVSLQLARHLIEFAGSATALWADPQALARLNGHIYTHLYPLLRDRAKLEETQAQFQHTADLGIRMVSIYDADYPPLLLQCADAPLILFYLGDLAPLHAEQTLSIVGTRKPSQHGVEDLQAIISHLPNVTDRVTIVSGLALGLDAVAHKAALQAGLPTAAVLAHGLHMIYPSNHRNLARNIVTHGGALLSEYPAGVKPQRHQFVLRNRIVAGLTQATLVGQSAERGGSLITAHQAFDYDRTVYALPGRPSDRENEGCNNLIYNNIAKLITSAAHLCEDLEWHKPDHEARSAVGSMSHESKLNALRARLEPETRSLLDLLIESGDGLSIDAFCDQTLMGVDEVSFRLFLLESEGAVSLQPDGRYKLQI from the coding sequence ATGCCTGAGATAAGCCGTGAGCATCTCTGTATCTACGCCTTGACACAGCTCAAGGGCGTATCGCTACAGCTCGCTCGCCATCTGATAGAGTTTGCTGGATCAGCCACAGCACTATGGGCTGATCCACAAGCTCTGGCAAGGCTCAACGGACATATCTACACGCATCTCTACCCGCTCCTGCGAGATCGGGCTAAGCTCGAGGAAACACAAGCTCAGTTCCAACACACAGCCGACCTAGGCATACGAATGGTCAGCATCTACGATGCCGACTACCCACCCCTACTCCTTCAGTGTGCCGATGCGCCGCTGATACTCTTTTACCTAGGCGACTTAGCACCACTTCATGCGGAGCAGACGCTCAGCATCGTCGGCACGCGCAAGCCTTCGCAGCATGGCGTCGAGGATCTGCAGGCGATCATCAGTCACCTGCCCAACGTAACCGACCGCGTGACCATCGTCAGCGGTCTGGCACTCGGGCTAGACGCTGTCGCACACAAAGCAGCGCTGCAGGCGGGCTTGCCCACCGCTGCCGTGCTGGCTCACGGGCTTCATATGATCTATCCGAGCAATCACCGCAACCTCGCTCGCAATATCGTAACCCACGGTGGCGCTCTGCTCTCCGAGTACCCAGCGGGTGTCAAGCCACAGCGACATCAGTTCGTCTTGCGCAATCGTATCGTGGCGGGGCTCACGCAGGCGACCCTCGTCGGTCAGTCTGCCGAGCGTGGCGGGTCGCTCATCACAGCGCACCAAGCTTTTGACTACGACCGGACCGTCTACGCACTCCCAGGTCGTCCCTCAGATCGTGAGAACGAAGGGTGCAACAACCTTATCTACAACAACATCGCCAAGCTCATCACCTCTGCTGCTCACCTCTGCGAAGACCTCGAGTGGCACAAGCCCGACCATGAGGCGCGCAGTGCCGTCGGCTCCATGTCTCACGAGAGCAAGCTCAATGCTCTGCGTGCTCGCCTAGAGCCTGAGACGCGTTCTCTCCTCGACCTACTCATCGAGAGCGGTGATGGGCTCTCGATCGATGCCTTCTGTGACCAGACGCTCATGGGGGTCGACGAGGTGAGCTTCCGACTCTTCCTCCTCGAGAGCGAGGGCGCCGTCTCGCTCCAGCCCGATGGGCGCTACAAGCTACAGATCTAG
- the purL gene encoding phosphoribosylformylglycinamidine synthase, translated as MISYFVLGDTIYAVSHTSALSEETCERLSWLFGGAQLAPESQLEGTFVGPRPTQVTPWSTNAVEITQNMRISGIDRIEQLTRTHEAKPHYDPMLQAIYKGLGQESFAMTAEPQPIREITDLAAYNEEEGLALSEEEIAYLQSVSARIGRPLTDSEVFGFSQVNSEHCRHKIFNGTFVIDGLRQNDSLFAMIKQTSKENPNGIVSAYKDNVAFVKGPRVWQFAPTSATEPSLFTLRERNTVLALKAETHNFPTTVEPFNGAATGSGGEIRDRMCGGKGSLPLSGSAVYITSYPRLEKDQKLSPAKLDPRPWLYQSPQEILTKASDGASDFGNKFGQPLINGSLLTFEHQEGADSTLYGYDKVIMLAGGMGYAPQEDAKKETPQPGETVVLLGGDNYRIGMGGGAVSSVATGEYSSGIELNAVQRANPEMQKRVLNVVRAISEQGDNPIVSIHDHGAGGHLNCLTELIEETGGRIDIDALPVGDPTLSAREIIGNESQERVGLLIQEREYAQMEQIARREGSPIYKVGETTDDERLLFSTEREGRAAIDLAVSDLLGQSPKTVMEDETVAHKFAPVSYDKELWREYLDKVLTLEAVASKDWLTNKVDRSVTGRVAQQQCVGALQLPLSDLGAMALDYDGKSGMATAVGHAPQVALIDAGAGSRMAIAEALTNIVFAPIEGGIRGISLSANWMWPCRNKGEDARLYEAVQACSEFAIDLGINIPTGKDSLSMTQKYPDGKQVMSPGTLIITAAAPVSDVRGIVTPELKAAKQSRLLYIDFSFAPMALGGSALAQALGQLGDSFPTVGDTDYFATAFEAVQELIHKGLVLAGHDISAGGMVTTLLEMCFANTHGGAEICLDELSNVDLVTALYSENPGIILQVSKAEQAKRILEEYEIAYADLGAPTESRLLMIHKESKTYEIDIDAARKCWANKSYLLDCFQSGEAPATSRYENLGKQPVQWRFPHAFAGTYAGLGLEPHRTKASGIKAAILRDNGTNGEREMAYALHLAGFDVEDIHLTDLIEGRTDLADVRMLVYCGGFSHSDVLGSAKGWAAGILYNERARKAIEAFYARPDTLSLGICNGCQLMAQLGLLGKDAQGKSLFKLEHNASHKFESNFLTVDIADTGAILTQGLEGCQLGVWVAHGEGRFVCPTIPDEQIAARYHYDTYPGNPNGSERSIAALCSSDGRHLAMMPHPERATLTWQCGFYPEERRQEDQVSPWIQFFRNGYEWLAKQ; from the coding sequence ATGATTAGTTACTTTGTCCTTGGTGATACGATTTATGCAGTCTCACATACCTCAGCACTCAGCGAGGAGACCTGCGAGCGTCTCTCGTGGCTCTTTGGCGGAGCGCAGCTGGCTCCCGAGTCTCAGCTCGAGGGGACCTTTGTGGGACCTCGTCCTACGCAGGTGACTCCATGGAGTACCAACGCTGTGGAGATAACTCAAAACATGCGCATCTCTGGCATCGACCGTATCGAGCAGCTCACACGTACCCACGAAGCGAAACCGCACTATGACCCGATGCTCCAAGCGATCTACAAGGGGCTAGGTCAGGAGAGCTTCGCTATGACCGCTGAGCCACAGCCGATCCGTGAGATAACGGATCTAGCAGCGTACAACGAAGAGGAGGGACTAGCCCTAAGCGAGGAGGAGATAGCCTACCTACAGAGCGTCTCGGCACGCATTGGTCGTCCGCTGACAGACTCTGAGGTCTTCGGCTTCTCACAGGTCAACTCGGAGCATTGTCGCCACAAGATATTCAACGGCACTTTCGTCATCGACGGTTTGCGACAAAACGATTCGCTCTTTGCGATGATCAAGCAAACCTCCAAGGAGAACCCCAACGGCATCGTATCGGCTTACAAGGACAATGTGGCTTTTGTCAAGGGTCCACGCGTCTGGCAGTTTGCGCCAACGAGCGCGACGGAGCCTTCGCTCTTTACACTACGGGAGCGCAACACAGTCTTGGCACTAAAGGCTGAGACGCACAACTTCCCCACGACGGTCGAGCCCTTCAACGGAGCAGCGACAGGCTCGGGAGGTGAGATCCGAGACCGCATGTGCGGTGGCAAGGGGTCGCTACCACTCTCAGGTAGTGCCGTCTACATCACCTCCTACCCACGCCTAGAGAAGGATCAGAAGCTTAGCCCCGCCAAGCTAGATCCACGTCCTTGGCTTTACCAGTCTCCGCAAGAGATCCTGACGAAAGCGAGTGACGGAGCTAGCGACTTTGGCAATAAGTTCGGACAGCCATTGATCAATGGTTCGCTACTTACCTTCGAGCATCAGGAGGGTGCCGACAGTACGCTCTACGGCTACGACAAGGTGATCATGCTGGCGGGCGGTATGGGCTACGCTCCCCAAGAGGATGCTAAGAAGGAGACCCCACAGCCTGGCGAGACGGTCGTGCTACTCGGTGGCGACAACTACCGCATCGGTATGGGTGGCGGTGCCGTCAGCTCTGTTGCTACGGGCGAGTACAGTAGCGGTATAGAGCTTAATGCGGTACAGCGTGCCAACCCGGAGATGCAAAAGCGTGTTCTCAACGTGGTTCGCGCCATTAGCGAGCAGGGCGACAACCCGATCGTGAGCATCCACGACCATGGTGCTGGCGGACACCTGAACTGTCTCACAGAGCTCATCGAGGAGACAGGAGGACGTATCGACATTGACGCACTACCCGTAGGCGACCCGACGCTCTCCGCTAGAGAGATCATCGGCAATGAGAGCCAAGAGCGTGTAGGTCTGCTCATACAGGAGCGTGAGTACGCGCAGATGGAGCAGATAGCACGACGTGAGGGTAGTCCTATATATAAGGTAGGCGAGACGACCGATGATGAGCGTCTCCTCTTTAGTACAGAGCGGGAGGGACGCGCAGCCATCGACCTAGCCGTGTCCGACCTGCTGGGACAGTCGCCCAAGACGGTTATGGAAGACGAGACGGTCGCTCACAAGTTTGCCCCAGTAAGCTATGACAAAGAGCTGTGGCGCGAATATCTAGACAAAGTCTTGACCCTCGAAGCGGTCGCCTCTAAGGATTGGTTGACCAACAAAGTGGACCGCTCCGTGACGGGTCGTGTGGCACAGCAGCAGTGTGTCGGTGCGCTCCAGCTACCGCTCTCCGACCTCGGTGCTATGGCACTAGACTACGACGGCAAGAGTGGTATGGCTACTGCCGTTGGGCATGCGCCTCAGGTCGCACTCATTGATGCTGGTGCTGGCTCTCGTATGGCTATCGCAGAGGCTCTGACGAACATTGTCTTCGCTCCCATCGAGGGTGGCATACGTGGCATCTCGCTCAGTGCAAACTGGATGTGGCCTTGTCGCAACAAGGGCGAGGACGCACGTCTCTATGAGGCGGTGCAGGCTTGTAGTGAGTTTGCTATAGATCTAGGGATCAATATCCCGACGGGCAAGGACTCACTCTCTATGACGCAGAAGTATCCCGACGGAAAGCAGGTGATGAGCCCAGGCACACTGATCATCACCGCAGCGGCTCCCGTGAGCGACGTCAGGGGTATCGTAACGCCTGAGCTCAAGGCTGCTAAGCAGAGCCGTCTGCTCTACATAGACTTTAGCTTTGCTCCGATGGCACTCGGTGGCTCAGCTTTGGCACAAGCATTGGGACAGCTGGGTGATAGCTTCCCCACAGTCGGCGATACCGACTACTTCGCCACCGCCTTTGAGGCCGTTCAGGAGTTGATCCATAAGGGCTTAGTCCTCGCTGGTCACGACATATCGGCAGGCGGTATGGTCACAACGCTCTTGGAGATGTGCTTCGCCAACACTCATGGCGGTGCTGAGATCTGTCTCGATGAGCTCTCCAATGTGGACCTCGTCACGGCACTCTACAGTGAGAACCCAGGCATCATCCTACAGGTTTCTAAGGCAGAGCAGGCAAAGCGTATCCTCGAAGAGTATGAGATCGCTTATGCCGACCTCGGCGCACCTACAGAGTCTCGCCTGCTGATGATCCATAAGGAGAGCAAAACGTACGAGATCGACATCGATGCTGCGCGCAAGTGCTGGGCAAACAAGTCTTACTTGCTAGACTGCTTCCAGAGTGGCGAAGCTCCAGCAACGAGCCGCTACGAGAACCTAGGCAAGCAGCCTGTACAGTGGCGCTTCCCGCACGCTTTCGCTGGCACCTACGCGGGTCTCGGTCTAGAGCCTCATCGCACGAAGGCTTCAGGCATCAAAGCGGCTATCCTACGTGACAACGGAACCAACGGTGAGCGTGAGATGGCTTACGCACTGCACCTCGCAGGCTTTGACGTGGAGGACATTCATCTGACCGACCTCATCGAGGGACGTACAGACCTAGCCGACGTGCGTATGCTCGTCTACTGCGGTGGCTTCTCGCACTCCGATGTCTTAGGCTCTGCTAAGGGTTGGGCTGCGGGCATTCTCTACAACGAGCGTGCTCGCAAAGCTATCGAAGCTTTCTACGCACGTCCCGACACACTCTCACTCGGTATCTGCAACGGCTGTCAGCTCATGGCTCAGCTGGGTCTCCTCGGCAAGGATGCTCAGGGCAAAAGCCTCTTCAAGCTGGAGCACAACGCTTCGCACAAGTTTGAGTCCAACTTCCTAACCGTAGACATAGCCGACACGGGCGCTATCTTGACACAAGGTCTCGAGGGGTGTCAGCTCGGAGTATGGGTGGCTCACGGCGAGGGACGCTTCGTCTGCCCCACGATACCTGATGAGCAGATCGCAGCGCGCTACCATTACGACACCTACCCAGGTAATCCCAATGGCTCCGAGCGCAGCATCGCAGCGCTCTGCAGTAGCGATGGCCGTCACCTAGCTATGATGCCTCACCCAGAGCGTGCTACGCTCACCTGGCAGTGTGGCTTCTACCCCGAGGAGCGTCGCCAGGAGGATCAAGTCTCTCCGTGGATACAGTTCTTCCGCAACGGCTACGAGTGGCTCGCTAAGCAGTAG